One stretch of Novosphingobium pentaromativorans US6-1 DNA includes these proteins:
- a CDS encoding Zn-ribbon domain-containing OB-fold protein: protein MIDPKKLQDIVYSLDGDVLDLPFWEGCERGEFLLHRCGKCGRSYWPAACCTEHGADAMEWVAASGRGTVHVHTVMRRGRCAATGENAPYAVAVVELEEGPFFHSNIAGVPFDEVRSGLEVEAEFVTHANGMKVPIFRPVRS, encoded by the coding sequence ATGATCGATCCGAAGAAACTGCAAGACATAGTCTATTCGCTGGACGGCGACGTCCTCGACCTGCCCTTCTGGGAAGGGTGCGAGCGGGGTGAGTTCCTGCTGCATCGTTGCGGCAAGTGCGGACGGTCCTATTGGCCTGCTGCCTGCTGCACCGAGCACGGCGCTGACGCAATGGAATGGGTGGCTGCGAGCGGACGGGGTACGGTGCACGTGCATACCGTGATGCGGCGCGGACGCTGTGCCGCGACCGGTGAGAACGCGCCTTATGCGGTTGCCGTCGTCGAACTGGAGGAAGGCCCCTTCTTCCATTCAAACATCGCGGGAGTCCCTTTTGACGAGGTGCGATCAGGCCTTGAGGTCGAGGCGGAATTCGTAACTCATGCCAATGGCATGAAAGTGCCCATCTTCCGCCCGGTCAGGTCATGA
- a CDS encoding DUF4286 family protein: MARYMILALNGPTQGDAAEAAFNRWYDETHLPELRAVEGIVSARRFRTLHGNTPYPYFAAYEVETDDLDAFMKTMMTSMGPFPPEFDKANSGNIVAMEITPD; the protein is encoded by the coding sequence ATGGCACGTTACATGATCCTGGCCCTCAACGGCCCAACCCAGGGCGATGCGGCAGAGGCTGCGTTCAATCGCTGGTACGACGAGACACACCTGCCCGAACTGCGCGCAGTTGAAGGGATCGTCTCGGCACGCAGGTTCCGCACCCTGCACGGCAACACGCCTTATCCTTATTTCGCCGCCTACGAAGTCGAGACGGACGATCTGGACGCGTTCATGAAAACCATGATGACTTCGATGGGCCCGTTCCCACCGGAATTCGACAAGGCGAATTCCGGCAACATCGTGGCCATGGAAATCACCCCGGACTGA